DNA sequence from the Epinephelus moara isolate mb chromosome 3, YSFRI_EMoa_1.0, whole genome shotgun sequence genome:
caactgtgtatcatccgcataacaatggaaatttacagagtgatttctaatgatgttacctaaaggaagcatatatggagtaaataggattggtccgagctcagaaccttgcggaactccaaaacaaactttagtatgtaaggatgattcatcatgaacgtgaacaaactgaaaacgatcagataaataagatttataccagcttagtgcagaaccttgaTTCCATGAATCAAAGATTAATACACTGTTTTTGACaaaaatttacaaaaaagacctataaaatacaacaatggaGTGATGACATcaaaaaggtcaaagttcagcttcactgtgacatcatcatgctgtgcaaaaacacttctctggccattattcaatgtcatatctcaggaacagaaggggagacatttggtcagatactgaattggtgactctaataacgaaactgtgctgattgtatagatctagTATAGATGTACTAGTACTAGTACTTTAACTTAAGTAATATTTTGACTAAACTACTTTTACTTgtattggagtaatatttgacagggagtatctgtacttttactccaGTAGTGAAGTTGTGTACTCTGTCCACCTCTGACCATGAGCGCTTTGCGGAGTTATAGAACGAACCACAAGGAGGTATTTCTAGTTCTCTTTTATTACTCTGTgtttagtctctatatacagactctacattcagtgaatgtagagtctgtaggcaaaccccggagatcttgcctccggaagaagagcggaagagccctggtttccggttgttgGCTGTTTGCACTCCGCATGATATTGACCGATCAcgtttgagctggctgcagttgctgccaggttaaacggtccatgcggtgaactaacgaggcggaacgtaattggcgtcactgcaaactctgaatccatcacaatggttcagcatatttacttatatataaacggaaatcggaaacggaaattcgcctcctccgcccaaatcaaaccggaatgccaaaaaatcgggggtttGCCCCCAGAGgttgtatcgccgtctgcccgaagtcagacgccgaatacagccgatgggttccgagaatgctcTGTGTTTGACAGTCCTCCCAAATTATTGTTGTGTTGTATGgttctgtgttttctgtgcacTTGTGGTTTTGAGAGGCACTATAGGAATAAAGATTACTTAATTATGTACATGTTTCAACTGTGTAAATCATTGATGATATGGACCAGGGGATTGGAGAATGATTAGAGGGAGATTACGTCACCTATTACTAAGATGTTAACCATGCTGACATGTGATCGGTGTCATGTGAACATGGTTTAGGGCCGGGCAAAGCTGATATACAACGTGTAGAATAGATAGAACCCTGCAGACCAGCTCTGCTcatatgaaaataaacacagatgaTGGATGGACGATGTGACTCAACAGGTGTCTGTGCTTAATGGGTGTTGGACTTTCATGGTTCTCACAATACAACAGGAAGAGAtttattgtgcttttatttGACAGTGACATCCAGGAAGAGAtttattgtgcttttatttGACAGTGACATCAGCAGGTTAAATTTCTCATGTCTTCAATGCTTCTCTAAGATGTCCTATGCAACTCAGTCTCACACCAACATCACTGTTGGACGGGGCTTACTGGAAAGAGTGATGATTTCCACTCTGACTACTTTACCatgctgtgtgtttctcttcatcAACGGGGTCATGTTATTCATCTTGAGGAGTAAAACTGTGTTTCGTGAGACATCCTGTTACATTCCTCTGTTCAACCTCCTTTTATCAGACACTCTACATATGGCACTGAGTCAGTTACTGTACCTACTGGCTGCTAGTAGAATAAGGCTGACATATCCTGTCTGTGGTGTTCTCATGATGTTTTCTAGTCTCACAACCAGTGTCTCTCCTGTCACACTGGTGGTGATGTCTCTGGAGAGATATGTAGCTGTGTGCTACCCACTGAGGCACTctaccatcatcaccatcagaaacacagcagtggcTATCATTGTGGTTTGGACTTTCAGTTCACTAAATGTATTCACAAGAGTTCTGTTACTGTTAGATTTTCCATTTGAAGATCTGGAGAGTCTACAGATGAAAGAATTCTGTGCCAAGGAAAGCATGTTTTTTGACCCAACATCTCATGATTATGACAAAAGGGGGGTAGGGGGGTCATTACGCGTCGCTGCTGAAACGTTCACTTATAGCCTCTCTTTGGCgtttgagcagctttataaaactcttgaacatgtaatggctccttaatttgcaagttgactttacatagacggcatatcttttcaatttctcctgacattgtggtgtttggtttgttcatcgCTCCGCGACATGCgcgttaaggcccgaacatactcgggcggaacatacgtggaacggactccgcggaggtccgcgcggactcaaagcggacgtccgcaagccctgtgcacgcaaagctcagattttacgaccgcgcggactcctctccgcgcaccagtgactgctcggcatgtatttttcacatcgcggggatttttcacggacatttttacaggaaactacaacgcagaagtgcgctcgactatgaaagcccaaatgactgcggacattccttgCGGAGTCCGCTCTGCtaatagtacgcccgagtatgcttGTGTCGAGCGGGCGGAGGCGTTGatctctcccccctccccccaccctccactctctcactaagcagcctccctctgtctcctctcactcagcctcGATCTCGTCAGCATGCTCCACACACACGCTGTCTTCCCCCCACATCTCGCGATTGCATCGTCATATAAAAAAGACATCGTGAAACAACCCTTCTATCACCGATGGGCGATCGGATCGCCCATCGGCACAACCCTAACTATGTCCTATGTACTTATATTAAGGAGaaatccaaaaataaaaactattagAACTGTGAGAAGGAAAGGCTACAAGGGTTCAAACTGTTACATAATCCATTAATGAGTTATGGTTtggatttcagttttttttaagttaaggTTAGGGCTTCTAGCCTCAGCAGAtcaaatcacagtgtttgttCACAACCACTTCCAGGCTCAGTATCACCTGTGCCATGTTCATTAAATGAAGCCACGCTAAGCAAACATTGTCTCAATTGGTTAGTTTTTAGTCATCTAcaaaatatcagtatcagtttaagtgtatgttatatttagaatattttcatctcctttaccttgctgtcagacaacaAGTAACTGAAGCCATTTTctcaaagtcaccagactccactgataaaaacagtgattttcCTTTGCAGAATACAACTGTTGTTGATCCACTCCTGCCTCAATACCTTAGTGTGTAAACCGAAGCCTGTTAccgattttttttattttaggtggGTGTTGTTAGAAGaataaaatacgttttgctgcagcccttgtccacagcagtacattgtatAGCTTCTGTGCCGGTGGTTTATCTGAAATGCTAGTAAAGCAACACAGCACATAAGATAAACACAGCAGAAACGTCAGTGAGGTCAGACGATTGtgtttaatcaatcaatcaatcaatcaatcaattttatttataaagcccaatatcacaaatcacaatctgcctcacagggctttacagccttcgacatccctctgtcctttggaccctcacagcggataaggaaaaactcccaaaaaaaaacctttaacgggggaaaaaaacaatacatctttaaatgttacagttacagctgaaatgagtttgctGATTTCATATATCTCTGCAATGGAAATTActgtatatttccaaatagtcgcccaGTGGCAAATAGCCGCCAGGCACCTAGTAGCCgccgggggtttgaccccattttgcgtattaaacgccggtccgattaaacgcccgggcgattatttcctcattcattgcctcatggctgtccctccttgagggactgtttgcgcttttacgcacgggtcggtggtgaagtggtgcacatgactcatgctacggacggacggacagacagccatGTATCTAAAataggtaatacatctggctacatctttcccacatcaaatatccgtgatcgccttgacccgcgtgcgtaaaagcacacacaattccgtgtcctctcaccacGGATGCTgggatttgatggcccggtactcattgtagcccactcttataagacccaataataataataataataataataataataataagctactgtggacctatatgccatgccttttaataaaattaccagaagagttcgctgaaaaacaggtaatgtcagcctgaattactcacgtgcgtccccggtgaaaatcgctgacatgcatggcgaatacagcttctacaggctcgccatagcttactgtcaggaaTTGTcagaattcgggatggcggACTGTCGGAATGGCGATATTTCggtgtggcggcctgtaactgttggtcAAATGGCCCGTTCGGTTGGTATTCAGATagctggggctttactggtataatacaatagcaccacccagcggtgaaacccgtgtacacaaaaaaaatgacccactcaaaatgtttagagatttttgtacacaaactcactcctacattatacagtatttttgcactaaaaacatactggacaggaactgtaaccaaataatggcctggtgcaggtcggtgcaaaaaaaaaaataaaagccttgagcaaatagccGCCTGGTTCTTTTAAACGCCTGGGGTCAAAatttattttgtgaaataaacgcccaggctactatttggaaaaatacggTAAATGCCAGTTGTCTAAgtggaagtgattgttgttagtgtgacatcactgtgaatTGATCTATAGTGGGTCAAggtgctttttcatttttgtaccATTTTAATAAAATTGGCTGGTCTACCAATGTTTTTCACCCAACCATGTGTTAGTTCATGCATTATGCTAAACTCATGtccaaatatgttttaattGTACAGTAAATTGGCTTTATTCTTAAGGTGGCATTTTCCCTCACCTAACCCCTGATTCCACCACTGGTTGTACTTCATGTTTGAGCttcttttgtgcttttttttttttttttttggtttttttttttggaatgaTGGCAGATTTCTTAAGTTGCATAATAATGTTTAAATTGGTTAAGGAAATGTAACCATTAAATGAGGAACTAggtttgaggttttttttttttttatttcctgttaatATGTTTATAGTATCTTTAATCTATGCACCAAAAACCAGAGCAAATTCTTTGTAAGTTAAGACCAACTTGGTTGACCAATTTTGATTCTGATCACACTGGTTTATATAAGACACTATTTCTGTTGGGAAAAGTTAAGTCACATGTATGTGCACATTGTAATATAGTTGGAAATGCTGAACATCTAATAATGTATTGTGTCAAACGTGATGGAGAAAAGGTGAGGTTGCATAAAAGGGTGAGAGAGGCCAGTCGAGAACCAGATTTGGAAGGGAAACTAGGAACTAGAGCTGGCACAATATCAGACTTTCATTACACAGACATAATGGCCAGGAGAATTTATGAGTAACAATAGaaaatttgagaaaaataataataatgctaatgctgTCAGTCAAATTCATCTTcaactttgtttattgtgcGTTTTGTCTCTATATTGGCAAATGAATTAAACTCAAAATCCAAGTgtagggaggtggagagagtgTCTGTAACCATAACTGTAAAACAAACTGTTGAAAAAGAGCAATGACATGTAATGGATAGTGAAAGGGCAACCAGATGGTGTTGGGGAAGAAAGACAAAGcaagaacaaaaagaaacagaaatggattaaaggtctagtgtgtgttggatttagggggatacattGGCACAAAATGGAACATAATATtacaagtatgttttctttagtgtataatcacctgagaataagaattgttgtgtttttgttactttagaagtttatatctacatagggagcaggtccttgtctgtgttgatcgccatgttgcactgccatgtttctacagtagccctgaacagacaaaccaaacactggttccagatggggccattcacattttcacatcgaCCACTGTTGTAAGCAGCCCCTCCCTGACGAGCAgcattgcaaaaacaaaaactttttttcatgtaaaattgttttttgtttgtttggggttttttttgcttttgttttggaaTGGAAGGAAGGAATGGTATTCATACTAATTAGATCCATTTCTGCTTATTTTGACAGTTCCCATCACTTACACGTATTCTCCCACAGGTAAGCCAGCAATTTAGTCTGCAGATTTTCAAAAACCTTCTAGATATTCCAAATTTTACACATTATTGATGTTATTCAGCTTTTAAAGCCAGCAAATCAGTTTAGCGTCAGCTTTTCATTAACTAAAAATATTCAACATTATTGGTATCATCCAACTTTTCAATGACATTCATACTAATTAGACCCATTTCCACTTTTTTAACtatactttaatttattttacactttaaaaCCCGCAATTTAATGTACTGtgtttaaagctatagttgtaTATAtataatcctgttcagaaacacttcttgttatatTGGGtaaaatggtccttccatcctgagagtagtcaataaataatgtgttcagaaaaaggaacgaaaaaaatccgacctctgtggcagttgcaggcctgtaaaaactctgaccaatccctgccattcggtgcgaatggaaagaaccaatcagatgccttcatgtttCGTCCTGCCTGAGCCCCCCCtctatccctccctccctcttccctgtgTGCACTCATCATGTAtcaccgttgccggaaatattcagcacactcctcagcagaaataccgcgttagcaggagtttgctgaacagtggcagagaaaatgcagccaaaagtaccacttccagcattacttgtaacggctcgccccactaaacaggctgagaaaagaaagtcggGGGCAGAAaagtaattatttgtttgcttcggggggatttgttattttactcggctctcctctgcccAGCTGACTTCTACTGCAGGATGTGCGTTAAAGTTTGTATGGGGCCATGGCTTTGGAtggagcactgacgggagggggaggagggggtggagcttagaggaggtgccgctttcaaatcttgctagctctccaacattaccaactatagctttaaggtaatgtttaaaaaaaaaaatccacatcatTAATACATTAAGGTTAttattagggatgggcagcacaagcaaaaacactatttgaaaatcatggcaactattcgacaatttttcgaataatcgAAAAaaaactagctggtagcccatctcacaccgctgtagcaatcctatactgccctcgtgcggttaggagctgaactgcatgtcaaataaagggggggaaataagacggcgaatagtaatagtcgcattaaaaaatcgatttttcaaaaataacggccattattcaacatcatatctcaggaacagaaggggagacgttTGGTCAGAtcctgaattggtgactctaataatgaaactgtgctgattgtatagatcttctgtgcgtGAAGCATCATTGTTTCAGAATTTATgacttctttgcagcaacattgaAATTTGCAGTATTGTCCTCTACAGGGCTAAATATGAGCCTggacaaacatggatgtaaactgtaactgcaacttggaATAAAGTAATAGGAATAAAGTTTGCTTAATTATGTGCACATTTCAACTGTGTAAGTCTTATTGACATGGACCAGGGGGTGGGGGAATGATAAGAGGGAGATTACATCACCTTTTACTATGTTAACCTTGCTGACATGTGATAGTGTCACGTGAACATGGTTTAGGGCCGGGCAAAGCTCATATACAACGTGTAGAATAGATAGAACCCTGCAGACCAGCTCTGCTTACGTGGAATTGAACacagatgatggatggatgaagagATTTATTGTGCTTTTATCTGACAATGACATCAACAGGTTGAATTTCTCATGTCTTCAGTGCTTCTCTAAGATGTCCTATGCAACTCAGTCTCAGACTAACATCACTGTTGGACGGGACCTACTGGAAAGAATGGTGCTTTCCACTCTGACTACTTTACCatgctgtgtgtttctcttcattAACGGGGTCATGTTATTCACCTTGAGGAGTAAAACTGTGTTTCGTGAGACCTCCCGTTACATTCTTCTGTTTAACCTCCTTTTAGCAGAGACTATCCAGATGGCAGTGGGTCAGTTACTGTACTTACTAGCTGCTTGTAGAATAAGGCTGACATATCCTGTGTGTGCTCTTATTATCATGTTCTCCAATCTCACAAATGATATCTCTCCTGTCACACTGGTGGTGATGTCTCTGGAGAGATATGTAGCTGTGTGCTACCCACTGAGGCACTCtgccatcatcaccatcagaaacacagcagtggcTATCATTGTGGTTTGGATCTTCAGTTCATTAAATGTCCTCACAAGAGTTCTGTTACTGTTAGATTTTCCATTTGAAGATCTGGAGAGTCTGCAGATGAAAGATTTTTGTGCCGAGGAAAACATTCTCCTTGACCCAATGTCTTATGAATATGACAAAGCATAcacttattttctgtttgtatcTGCTACTATTGCAATCATTTGCTCTTATATCAGTGTGATGATAGCAGCCAGGTCAGCCTCCACAGGCAAAACTTCAGCTTTTAAGGCTCGTAACACACTGATGCTTCATCTGGTGCAGCTGGGTCTCAGTCTTGTGTCGACTATGCACAATTCATTTCTTGGAGCCATCTCAACAGTTGTCACAAGGACAGTTCTTGTGCGCATCCAAATTTTTTTATATGTGTTTATTGTCATTCTCCCCAAGTGTCTTAGTCCCCTCATCTATGGTCTCAGAGACCAGACTGTCAGATCCAGCCTTGTGTACCAAACATGCTTTCACCTGAAACTCTCAGAAATTACAGCCAAGGCTGAAATATCACCCTAGGATACATGGAATAATTTTATCTCTCTTGTTAAGTTCATGTTGTCATCTGACTGGCCTTTAGAAGTCAGCATATTCACTGTTCATAATCGagcaaaacaaattcaaaagtcatttttcaaatgatgacattttttaaaaaacaatttttaagtGTACTTTTGTCGGTATGTCTTAAATCCACATATAGAAGCCAACAACAAAATAACCAATGTAAGGTGTTAGCCACAATGATTTGAAAGAGATTTGTTCAAATTGTCATTTCATTTCGGATTTAGTCTTCTCGGATGTGTGTTCTTCTCAGctgaatgtaaacaggaatgtgtaaaaaaaaatatatgaagtGGCGAACGaatttaattctgtttttgtaaatgttaaGCCTAATCTTGCAAAGTCTGTAAAAAATCATGACTGGGAAATACAGGGTAGCTGGAATGGGGAAAGTAAAGTGTTGCAGTCTATGTTTCTTGGAGAGGAtagtaaaactgaaaaataaaaggcATCAACTGATGGTGATGGGATAGACATGATTATAGTAAAAAGAAGTTTATTGGCTGTTTAACCAAACCACTTTGTTATATCTTTAATCTTTCTTTTCATACAGGTATTTTCCCAAACAGAATGAAAGTAGCAAAGGTTATTCCACTTTTTAAATTGGGTGATAAATACAGCTTTACTAATTACAGACCAGTGCCCTTGCTTTCACAATTTTCACAAGCAAAAGTGCTTGAAAAATTGTTTGAACAAAAATCAGATACTTttattgaaataaacatttgttgAGTGAGAGCCAGTACGGCTTCCACACAAATCGATCTACAGCATTAGCATTAATGGAAATAACGGAAGAAATTACAACAGCAATAGAATGCAAGAAATACACAAGAAAGCATTTGATACCATAGATCATACCATCTTTATTTCTAAATTATACACATATGGGGTTAGAGGAGTAGTTCTAAACTGGTTAAGATGCTATATAGATAACAGACAACATTATGTACGGTTTGCTCGTGGAACATCTGAGTTATCAAAAATTGAATCTGGAGTCCCACAAGGCTATGTTCTGGGGCCTTAACTTTTTATTTCGTATATCAGGGACATATGTAAAACGTCAGATATGTTGCAATTTGTgttgtttgcagatgacacaaatTCTTGTAGTTCAGGAGATGATTTAAAAGTTTTAGCAGGAAGTTTTACAAATGAAATGGTCAAACTGAAAAGAGGGTTTGATGACAAGAAATTACccttaaatgtgaataaaactAAGTTCATGGTTTCTACTAATAGGGAAAGGATGAAATGGTTTTACTGTCTATAGATGGAGTTTACATTGAAAGAGTGTCTCAGTTTAGATTATTGGGTGTGTTAATGGATAATAAAATGTCCTGGAAATCTATAGCACATGTGAAGTAAAATGTGTTATGAACACAGCAAAGAACGTGTTAGATCATAAGGGAATGACAATTCTGTACTGTTCACTCATTTTGCCATACTTTAGTTATTGTGTGGAGGTGTGGGACAACACATACATGAGTAATATTAAGCCcatactcgtcgtcctccgcttatccaggtccgggttgcgggggcaacagcctcagcaaagaagcccagacagtcctctccccagccacttccgtcagctcttctgCGGGAACcctgaggcattcccaggccagccaggcgatgtaatccctccagcatgtcctggggcagccccgaggtctcctcccagttggacatgcccgaaacacctcccaagggaggcgtccggaaggcatccttaccagatgcccgaaccacctcaactggctcctctcgatgtggaggagcagcggctctactccgagcccctcccggatgtccgaactcctcaccctatccctaaggctaaGCCCAGTCACcctgcagaggaaactcatttcggccgcttgtactcgcgatcttgTTCTTTCGGTCTTTCGGTCGCTTtttggctaagctcccttttcaccacgacggaccggttaagcgcctgcatcactgctgacgccgccccaatccacatgtcaatctcccgctccatcctaccctcactcgtgaacaagatcccgagatacttaaactcctccacctgaggaagtaCCTCCTCCCCGACCTGAAgcgggcaatccacccttttctggctgaggaccatggcctcaggcatggaggtgctgattctcatcccagccgcttcacacttggctacgaaccgtcccagcaagagctggaggtcactgttcgatggagctaggaggaccacgtcatccgcaaaaagcaaggacgagatcctcccgtcaccgaacctgacaccctccaccactttGCTGCGCTTAGAAATTCTGTCtatgaaagttatgaacagaactggtgacaaagggcagccctggcggagtccaaccctcaccggaaacaggtccgacttactgccggccacgcgaaccagactcgtgctccttcggtacagggactggatggcccttagcaaggggccaccaaccccatactcccggagcaccccccacaggatgcccctggggacacggtcgtaagccttctccaaatccacaaaacacatgtggactggttgggcaaactcccatgccccctccagcaccctggcgagggtaaagagctggtccacggttccacgtccgggacgaaaaccacattgctcctcctcaatctgaggttcaactatcgaccggaccctcttctccagcaccctggagtagaccttaccgggtaggctgaggagtgtgaccaccctgtagttggaacacacggtttgccagaacctctttggagccgatcaatagtcttcctccatggcctcaccgaactcctccctcACCCAAGTTTTTGCCTCcgcgactgccgctgctgcgctccgcttggcctgctggtacccgtcagctgcttccggagacccacagagccaaccatgccctgtaggcctccttcttcagcctgacggctcccctcacccctggtgtccaccagcgggttcggggattaccgccgcgactggccccagtggccttgcggccacagctcgcAACCACCGCCTCCACAATGGCAGAGcagaacaaggcccattcggactcaatgtccccctctgccctcgggacgcggttgaagctctcccggaggtgggagttgaagttcatctggacaggttcttccgccaggcattcccagcagaccctcactgctcgtttgggcctgccaggtctgtgTGGCGTCTTCCcccgccatctgatccaactcacttCCAGGTgatgatcagttgacagctctgctcctctcttcacccgagtgtccagaacatatggtcgcaggtcaaatgatacatctacaaagtcaatcattgacctgcgacctaggctgtcctggtgccacgtgcaccgatggacatccttatgtttgaacatggtgttagttatagccaaactgcgacccgcacagaagtccaataactgaacaccactcaggttcagatcgggcaggccgttcctcccaatcatgcccctccaggtcctgctgtcattgcccacgtgagcgtcgaagtcccccagcagaacaatggattccccggtcggggcactgtccagcacccgtcccagggactccaaaaagggcagGTATTCAGAACTGTTGTTCGGTGCATAAgtgcagacaacagtcaggaccggttccccgacccgaaggcgcagggaagcaaccctttcgtctaccggggtgaaccccaacgtacaggcagagagtcggggggctatcagaaagcccaccccggccctccgcctctcacccggagcaactccagcaaaggagagagtctaacccctctcaaggacttgggttccagaaccagaactat
Encoded proteins:
- the LOC126388052 gene encoding odorant receptor 131-2-like — encoded protein: MSYATQSHTNITVGRGLLERVMISTLTTLPCCVFLFINGVMLFILRSKTVFRETSCYIPLFNLLLSDTLHMALSQLLYLLAASRIRLTYPVCGVLMMFSSLTTSVSPVTLVVMSLERYVAVCYPLRHSTIITIRNTAVAIIVVWTFSSLNVFTRVLLLLDFPFEDLESLQMKEFCAKESMFFDPTSHDYDKRGIFCA
- the LOC126388054 gene encoding odorant receptor 131-2-like, yielding MSYATQSQTNITVGRDLLERMVLSTLTTLPCCVFLFINGVMLFTLRSKTVFRETSRYILLFNLLLAETIQMAVGQLLYLLAACRIRLTYPVCALIIMFSNLTNDISPVTLVVMSLERYVAVCYPLRHSAIITIRNTAVAIIVVWIFSSLNVLTRVLLLLDFPFEDLESLQMKDFCAEENILLDPMSYEYDKAYTYFLFVSATIAIICSYISVMIAARSASTGKTSAFKARNTLMLHLVQLGLSLVSTMHNSFLGAISTVVTRTVLVRIQIFLYVFIVILPKCLSPLIYGLRDQTVRSSLVYQTCFHLKLSEITAKAEISP